From a region of the Nonlabens sp. Hel1_33_55 genome:
- the lpxA gene encoding acyl-ACP--UDP-N-acetylglucosamine O-acyltransferase yields MNQPLAYVHPGAKIAKNVVIEPFTTIHNDVIIGEGSWIGSNVTIMEGARIGKNVSIFPGAVISAIPQDKKFDDEDTQTIIGDGTTIRECVTINRGTTDRMKTIIGKNCWIMAYCHIAHDCVVGDNCIFSNNSTLAGHITVGDHVVLAGMAAVQQFCQVGSHAFVTGGSLVRKDVPPFVKAGREPLSYVGINSVGLRRRGFELEKIREIQDIFRILYQKNYNVSQAVEIIEAEMSATTERDEILEFIKNSKRGIMRGYVGSN; encoded by the coding sequence ATGAACCAACCACTAGCATACGTACATCCAGGAGCTAAAATCGCCAAGAATGTCGTTATTGAACCGTTTACTACTATTCATAATGATGTTATCATTGGTGAAGGATCATGGATAGGTTCAAATGTGACCATCATGGAAGGTGCACGTATCGGTAAGAATGTGAGCATTTTTCCTGGCGCAGTGATATCTGCCATTCCACAAGATAAAAAATTCGATGATGAGGATACACAAACCATTATAGGTGACGGCACAACGATTAGAGAGTGCGTTACTATAAATAGAGGAACTACTGACAGGATGAAAACCATCATCGGGAAGAATTGTTGGATAATGGCTTATTGTCACATAGCTCATGACTGTGTTGTGGGTGACAATTGCATATTTTCAAATAACAGCACGTTAGCTGGACATATTACTGTTGGAGATCACGTGGTTTTGGCTGGTATGGCTGCCGTTCAGCAATTTTGCCAGGTAGGTAGTCACGCATTTGTAACTGGTGGGTCACTTGTCCGTAAAGATGTACCGCCATTTGTAAAGGCAGGTCGTGAGCCACTTAGCTATGTTGGAATCAACAGTGTAGGTTTGAGACGTCGTGGTTTCGAGTTAGAGAAGATCAGAGAAATCCAGGATATATTTAGAATCCTTTATCAAAAGAATTACAATGTGAGCCAAGCAGTGGAAATCATTGAAGCAGAAATGAGTGCAACTACAGAGCGCGACGAAATTTTAGAATTTATTAAAAACTCAAAACGAGGTATCATGAGAGGATACGTCGGTAGTAATTAA
- a CDS encoding bifunctional UDP-3-O-[3-hydroxymyristoyl] N-acetylglucosamine deacetylase/3-hydroxyacyl-ACP dehydratase produces MTATEFKQTTIENAVSLSGVGLHTGKSVNLNFKPAPADHGYAFQRIDLEGEPVIEALAQYVTDTKRGTTLDKNGVQINTCEHVLAALVGLEIDNCLIEINSSEPPIMDGSSKFFVEALEKAGKVELEAQRKEFVVNEVISYKDEETGSEILLMPADSYQITTMVDFGTKVLGTQNATLQKLSNFKDDIASSRTFSFLHEIEMLLEHGLIQGGDLNNAIVYVDKELSEKTMSNLKKAFNKENISVKPNGILDNLTLHHPNEAARHKLLDVIGDLALVGYRIRGKVIATKPGHFINTQFAKKLSKHIKKEIRDNVPQVDIHQEPLMDTVKIMEVLPHRPPFLLVDKIFKLTDTQVIGLKNVTMNEPFFVGHFPGQPVMPGVLIVEAMAQNGGILVLSTVPDPENYLTFFMKMDNVKFKRKVSPGDTLIFKAELISPIRRGIAHMQAYAYANGVLCAEAELMAQISKVK; encoded by the coding sequence ATGACGGCAACAGAGTTTAAGCAAACAACCATTGAAAATGCCGTATCACTAAGCGGTGTAGGTTTACATACTGGAAAATCTGTAAATCTAAATTTTAAACCAGCACCAGCAGATCACGGTTATGCCTTTCAAAGAATTGATCTTGAAGGTGAGCCGGTTATTGAAGCTTTGGCGCAATATGTGACCGATACCAAAAGAGGTACAACTCTTGACAAAAATGGTGTGCAAATCAATACTTGCGAGCATGTGTTAGCTGCCTTAGTAGGTTTAGAAATAGATAACTGTTTGATAGAAATAAACAGTAGTGAACCACCTATAATGGATGGGTCTTCTAAGTTTTTTGTAGAAGCATTAGAAAAAGCCGGTAAAGTTGAGCTTGAAGCACAACGTAAGGAATTTGTTGTGAATGAAGTTATTTCCTATAAAGATGAAGAAACAGGCAGCGAGATTCTTCTCATGCCCGCAGACTCCTATCAGATAACAACGATGGTGGATTTTGGAACGAAAGTTCTGGGAACGCAAAACGCCACTTTACAAAAGCTTTCAAACTTCAAGGATGATATAGCGAGCTCTAGAACCTTTAGTTTTTTGCATGAGATTGAAATGTTATTGGAGCATGGTCTTATTCAAGGTGGCGATCTCAACAATGCGATCGTATATGTAGACAAAGAATTGTCTGAAAAGACAATGTCTAATTTAAAGAAAGCTTTCAACAAGGAAAACATTTCGGTTAAGCCTAATGGTATTCTTGATAATTTGACGTTGCATCATCCTAACGAGGCCGCTAGACACAAACTGCTTGATGTTATAGGTGACCTAGCATTAGTAGGTTACAGAATTCGAGGAAAAGTAATAGCAACAAAACCAGGGCATTTTATAAATACCCAATTTGCTAAAAAGCTTTCAAAACATATAAAGAAGGAGATCAGGGATAACGTTCCGCAGGTGGATATTCATCAGGAGCCTTTAATGGATACGGTCAAAATCATGGAGGTTTTACCACATAGACCACCATTTCTTTTGGTAGATAAAATTTTTAAACTTACAGACACCCAGGTTATTGGTTTGAAGAATGTTACCATGAACGAACCGTTCTTTGTGGGTCACTTTCCAGGACAACCAGTTATGCCAGGTGTTTTAATAGTAGAGGCAATGGCGCAGAATGGTGGTATCCTAGTGTTGAGTACCGTACCTGATCCTGAAAATTATCTTACGTTTTTTATGAAAATGGATAATGTAAAATTCAAGCGCAAAGTTTCTCCGGGAGATACGCTTATCTTTAAGGCAGAACTGATTAGCCCTATACGTAGAGGAATTGCCCATATGCAGGCTTATGCTTATGCAAATGGCGTTCTTTGCGCAGAAGCCGAACTCATGGCTCAAATTTCTAAAGTCAAATAA
- a CDS encoding OmpA family protein, whose product MKSFFVGLLVFIFYAVLCIGLLSYTMGDTYTFGSDALNQSNEELSDVGIATDLSFEDSTNLGATSTEDMSDIQLESTDSLNNSTDNSSGLELDDLNGINQQSDDLNAENINRPAVPFNISLPDNSKLIDCSAFSVVFQNQGRVKIPYSCREYGISIKSFLDKNPGSTLKITGYTDPIESPNTGTGRADYLKNLLTNTGIPADRIIATSAVNNLNFSSGSANGGVAMEINGRISTNSSSTDLTENSTPSSTDGATETKAVLASRKFTSGFQGKYFYGDQKFTSYSTTIKKLLSENPGSKVYAYSYTDNEGDANDNYAISRDNAGTVRKILLQSGISSNRIQSVARGEQNAGGSGNNLSVILVIK is encoded by the coding sequence GTGAAGAGTTTTTTTGTAGGCCTCTTGGTTTTTATTTTTTATGCCGTTTTGTGTATAGGACTTCTTTCCTACACGATGGGCGATACTTATACCTTTGGAAGTGACGCTTTGAACCAATCAAATGAAGAATTAAGTGATGTAGGAATTGCTACAGATTTATCTTTTGAAGATTCTACTAATTTAGGAGCAACAAGCACTGAGGATATGAGTGATATCCAATTAGAGTCGACTGATTCCTTAAATAATTCTACAGATAATTCTTCAGGACTTGAACTAGATGACTTAAACGGCATTAACCAGCAAAGTGATGATTTGAATGCTGAAAATATAAATCGCCCAGCAGTACCATTTAATATCTCTTTACCTGATAATTCCAAACTGATTGATTGCAGTGCATTCTCAGTGGTTTTTCAAAATCAGGGTCGTGTAAAAATCCCTTATTCCTGTAGAGAGTATGGAATTAGTATTAAATCGTTTTTGGACAAAAACCCTGGTTCAACTTTAAAGATTACCGGATATACGGATCCCATCGAGTCGCCAAACACTGGGACTGGTAGAGCAGATTATTTAAAAAACTTATTGACCAATACAGGAATTCCTGCAGATAGAATTATTGCTACCTCTGCGGTAAATAATCTTAATTTTAGTTCTGGTTCTGCTAACGGCGGTGTTGCTATGGAAATCAATGGGCGCATATCCACCAATTCATCCTCAACAGATCTTACTGAGAATTCAACGCCTTCTTCTACTGATGGAGCTACAGAGACAAAAGCAGTTCTTGCTTCTAGGAAGTTCACATCTGGATTTCAAGGGAAGTATTTTTATGGAGATCAAAAGTTTACGTCCTACTCCACCACGATAAAGAAATTATTGAGTGAAAATCCTGGAAGTAAAGTTTATGCTTACAGCTACACTGATAATGAAGGTGATGCTAATGATAATTATGCAATCTCTAGGGATAACGCTGGTACAGTAAGAAAAATTCTTCTACAAAGTGGTATATCATCAAATAGAATTCAATCAGTAGCTCGTGGTGAGCAAAATGCTGGTGGCTCTGGAAATAATTTAAGTGTAATACTTGTAATCAAATAA
- a CDS encoding prohibitin family protein produces the protein MERLPRAAIFAIIGVVLFIIIVIKSSVVIDAGQAGVLFRPFSDGVDTENTYGEGFHIIAPWNDMIIYPVRQLSVSDKMKVLSVNGLEVQVDGTVWYQPQYDKLPYLHQEKGRNYETEILEPAISAAARSVVGRYTPEQLYSSKRDVIQTEILDEVRRELKTQYVQVNRVLVEDVTLPPKIKEAIERKLRQEQESLEYEFRLTKATKEAERQKIDAEGKAVANTILSASLTDKILTEKGIEATLQLAQSPNAKVVVVGSGDSGLPIILGNQ, from the coding sequence ATGGAGAGATTACCTAGAGCAGCCATTTTTGCAATTATTGGCGTTGTTTTATTTATCATTATTGTCATCAAAAGTTCTGTGGTCATCGATGCTGGTCAAGCTGGAGTTTTGTTTAGACCTTTTAGCGACGGTGTTGATACTGAAAACACATATGGTGAAGGTTTTCACATTATTGCACCATGGAACGATATGATCATCTATCCCGTGAGACAACTGTCTGTAAGCGATAAAATGAAAGTGTTATCTGTGAATGGATTGGAAGTTCAGGTGGACGGTACAGTTTGGTATCAACCACAGTATGATAAGCTTCCTTATTTACACCAGGAAAAAGGACGTAATTATGAAACCGAGATTCTTGAACCTGCTATAAGCGCAGCAGCAAGAAGCGTGGTAGGTCGATATACACCAGAACAATTATATTCTAGTAAACGCGACGTCATTCAAACCGAAATTCTGGATGAAGTTCGTAGAGAATTGAAAACTCAATATGTACAGGTAAACCGTGTTCTTGTTGAAGATGTAACATTACCACCTAAAATTAAAGAGGCTATTGAACGCAAGCTGCGACAGGAGCAAGAGTCATTGGAATATGAATTCCGTTTAACTAAGGCAACAAAAGAAGCAGAGCGTCAAAAGATTGATGCTGAAGGTAAAGCAGTAGCAAATACAATTCTAAGTGCATCCTTAACTGATAAGATTCTAACTGAAAAAGGAATTGAAGCTACTTTGCAGTTAGCACAATCACCAAATGCCAAAGTTGTAGTTGTAGGTTCTGGAGACAGTGGATTACCAATCATTCTAGGTAATCAATAA
- a CDS encoding nuclear transport factor 2 family protein, with product MSAAAKKLVQSFFESDSFSKKEVYEQFVHPDLEVYWHSSTGYNVYDFASYWELIESASLSYESIRYDVSHILSEKDEVAVRYTLYSRTIENPGEEVPIGYFISIWEVKDGKLATCHQTSYPAI from the coding sequence ATGTCAGCAGCGGCAAAAAAATTAGTACAATCATTCTTTGAATCAGATTCCTTTTCTAAAAAAGAGGTTTACGAACAGTTTGTTCATCCTGATTTGGAGGTGTATTGGCATTCTAGTACTGGTTATAACGTATATGATTTTGCTAGTTATTGGGAATTAATTGAATCTGCATCGTTATCTTATGAAAGTATTAGATATGATGTAAGTCACATTCTTAGTGAAAAGGACGAAGTAGCTGTTAGATATACATTATACTCTAGAACTATTGAAAACCCAGGTGAAGAGGTTCCTATAGGCTACTTCATAAGTATTTGGGAAGTCAAAGATGGAAAGCTGGCAACGTGTCATCAGACGAGTTATCCAGCAATTTAA
- the sucD gene encoding succinate--CoA ligase subunit alpha — MSVLVNKDSKIIVQGFTGSEGTFHAGQMIEYGTNVVGGVTPGKGGQSHLDKPVFNTVKEAVDRVSADVTIIFVPPAFAADAIMEAADAGIKVIITITEGIPVADMVKAADYIKNKDCRLVGPNCPGVITPGEAKVGIMPGFVFKKGKVGIVSKSGTLTYEASDQVVKQGFGISTAIGIGGDPIIGTTTKDAIELFMNDPETEAIVMIGEIGGQLEADAAKWIKENGNKKPVIGFIAGETAPAGRTMGHAGAIVGGSEDTAQAKKKIMRESGIHVVDSPAEIGKKVAEVLSK, encoded by the coding sequence ATGAGCGTTTTAGTAAACAAGGATTCTAAAATTATTGTTCAAGGATTCACAGGTAGTGAAGGAACATTCCATGCAGGTCAAATGATCGAGTATGGAACTAATGTTGTTGGTGGCGTGACGCCAGGAAAAGGTGGACAAAGCCATTTAGACAAGCCTGTTTTCAATACGGTTAAAGAAGCTGTAGATAGGGTAAGTGCAGACGTAACTATCATTTTCGTACCACCAGCTTTTGCTGCAGATGCAATTATGGAAGCTGCAGATGCAGGAATAAAGGTAATTATTACAATTACAGAAGGTATTCCTGTGGCAGATATGGTTAAAGCTGCAGACTATATCAAAAATAAAGATTGTAGACTAGTAGGTCCTAACTGTCCAGGTGTGATCACTCCAGGTGAAGCAAAGGTTGGTATCATGCCAGGATTTGTTTTCAAAAAAGGAAAAGTTGGAATCGTCTCCAAATCAGGAACTCTAACTTATGAAGCTTCTGACCAGGTAGTAAAGCAAGGTTTCGGAATTTCTACAGCGATTGGAATTGGTGGTGACCCAATTATTGGAACCACTACTAAAGATGCCATTGAGCTTTTCATGAATGATCCAGAAACGGAAGCTATCGTTATGATAGGTGAGATAGGTGGTCAATTGGAAGCAGACGCTGCTAAATGGATCAAAGAAAATGGTAATAAAAAACCAGTGATAGGATTTATTGCAGGAGAAACAGCACCTGCTGGTAGAACTATGGGACATGCTGGAGCTATCGTAGGTGGATCTGAAGATACTGCCCAGGCCAAAAAGAAAATAATGAGAGAATCTGGTATTCACGTAGTAGACTCTCCAGCCGAAATAGGTAAAAAAGTGGCAGAGGTACTTTCAAAATAG
- a CDS encoding endonuclease MutS2: MRKISRKTLQDIEFDKVVEQAIIYCSTDDGKTALSKVRPLDNRAAIMEALSHTSEYFASFNSDYAIPNHGFDPIDRELQLLGIENSVLEKESIRRLVILPRSVNEHIKFFKKTAELFPVLSSRTEDIEYNTQIPDKVDEILDRFGEIKDDASPVLKDLRREMNSVRGQLNGSFGAALTHYLKLEYLDEIRESVVDNRRVLAVRSMHRRRVKGKIMGSSKTGSITYIEPERVLTLSRKLSELEIEEHEEIQRILKELTDFMRYFIEDFEEQRAYLTQTDVIAAKAKYARKINGLLPMVVEHLELDLVDAYHPLLMVANKERDQKTYPQSIRLAPENRIIVISGPNAGGKSITLKTIGLLQVMLQSGMLLPVHEKSRVCFFHTILTDIGDNQSIDNQLSTYSYRLKNMRGFLRKADDKTLFLIDEFGTGSDPELGGALAESMLEELYARKSYGIITTHYTNLKMLANELEEMTNANMLFDAQSLEPIYQLQLGEAGSSFTFEVAQKNGIPFSLINKAKKKVERGKIRFDKSIAALQKERSDLRKNNASLRDKEVRATQTANKLEDTQDRVKQKLEDFQELYDTYQRHIQLGKKFDQLAKDFSNNKKKRLLLDELMKLVITENVKRQPKPAKKSEAKKAQGKQKQVENEVIQKVTKIRKERQAEKPKVVVEEKPKHTFKLNERVRLIDSKSIGTIDNIEKGKATVNYGMFTTLVSLEQLEPVKK; the protein is encoded by the coding sequence ATGAGGAAAATTTCCAGAAAGACATTACAGGATATAGAGTTTGACAAAGTAGTTGAACAAGCCATCATTTATTGCAGCACAGATGACGGCAAAACCGCACTTTCAAAAGTGAGGCCACTTGATAATAGAGCCGCCATCATGGAAGCTCTTTCTCACACCAGTGAATATTTTGCTTCTTTCAATTCTGATTATGCCATTCCCAATCATGGTTTTGATCCCATTGATCGCGAGTTACAACTGCTGGGAATCGAGAATAGTGTGCTGGAAAAAGAAAGCATTCGCAGGCTAGTGATATTGCCTAGATCTGTCAATGAACACATTAAGTTTTTCAAGAAAACAGCAGAATTATTTCCAGTTCTATCTTCTAGAACAGAAGATATCGAGTACAACACTCAAATCCCTGATAAGGTGGATGAGATTTTGGATCGATTCGGTGAGATAAAGGATGATGCATCACCCGTGCTCAAAGATTTACGCCGGGAAATGAATAGCGTGCGTGGACAGCTCAACGGCAGCTTTGGTGCAGCTTTGACACATTATCTCAAACTGGAATATCTGGATGAGATCCGTGAAAGTGTTGTGGACAATCGGCGTGTTCTAGCAGTACGTTCCATGCACCGCCGCAGAGTAAAAGGTAAGATCATGGGCAGCTCAAAAACGGGTAGCATCACGTATATCGAACCGGAGCGTGTTTTGACGCTTTCGCGAAAGCTGTCAGAATTAGAGATTGAGGAACATGAGGAAATACAGCGCATTCTAAAGGAGCTGACCGATTTTATGAGGTATTTCATTGAAGATTTTGAAGAGCAACGTGCTTATCTCACACAGACGGATGTGATTGCTGCAAAAGCTAAATATGCTCGTAAAATCAATGGTTTATTACCAATGGTCGTGGAACATCTAGAATTAGATCTTGTAGATGCTTACCATCCATTACTGATGGTTGCCAATAAAGAAAGAGACCAAAAAACGTATCCACAAAGTATACGACTAGCGCCAGAAAACAGAATTATCGTAATCTCTGGACCTAATGCCGGTGGTAAATCCATCACCTTAAAAACAATCGGTTTACTACAGGTGATGCTTCAATCTGGTATGCTGCTACCTGTACATGAGAAAAGTAGGGTTTGTTTTTTCCATACGATTCTAACTGACATAGGAGATAATCAAAGTATCGACAATCAATTGAGTACCTATAGCTACCGGTTGAAGAATATGCGAGGTTTTTTGCGTAAGGCAGATGATAAAACACTTTTTCTTATAGATGAATTTGGAACTGGTTCAGATCCAGAATTAGGTGGCGCCCTTGCAGAAAGTATGCTGGAAGAACTATACGCCAGAAAATCGTACGGAATTATAACCACGCACTACACCAACCTCAAGATGCTTGCAAATGAGCTGGAGGAAATGACAAACGCAAATATGCTGTTTGATGCTCAATCGCTGGAGCCCATTTATCAATTACAATTAGGCGAGGCTGGTAGTTCCTTCACCTTTGAGGTTGCCCAAAAGAATGGGATACCGTTTTCTTTAATTAACAAGGCCAAAAAGAAAGTGGAACGTGGTAAAATACGTTTTGATAAATCTATTGCTGCATTGCAAAAAGAGCGATCTGATTTAAGAAAAAACAATGCTTCCCTGCGTGATAAGGAAGTGCGCGCAACGCAAACTGCGAACAAATTAGAAGATACTCAAGATAGAGTCAAACAAAAGCTGGAGGATTTTCAAGAATTATACGATACCTATCAAAGGCACATTCAACTGGGTAAAAAGTTTGACCAGCTTGCTAAGGATTTTTCAAATAATAAAAAGAAGCGCCTTTTACTGGATGAGCTTATGAAGTTGGTTATTACTGAAAATGTAAAACGACAACCAAAACCAGCAAAAAAATCTGAGGCTAAAAAGGCACAAGGCAAGCAAAAACAAGTGGAAAATGAAGTGATCCAAAAAGTCACCAAAATACGCAAAGAACGGCAGGCAGAAAAGCCGAAAGTTGTGGTTGAAGAGAAACCAAAACATACTTTTAAGCTCAATGAGCGCGTACGGTTAATCGATTCAAAATCCATAGGAACCATTGATAATATTGAAAAAGGTAAGGCAACCGTGAACTATGGAATGTTTACTACTTTAGTTAGCCTGGAGCAACTAGAACCCGTAAAGAAATAA
- a CDS encoding thiol-disulfide oxidoreductase DCC family protein, whose translation MEKKIVLFDGVCNLCNKAVTFIIEHDPKDEFRFAALQSDIGEELLAKHNIDRSKIDSIILIKENKAYIKASAALRIAKDLKGPISLVYIFVILPKFITNTVYDFIARNRYDWFGKKDNCMIPTTDLKSKFLDQH comes from the coding sequence ATGGAAAAGAAGATTGTACTTTTTGATGGCGTTTGTAATCTCTGCAATAAGGCGGTCACTTTTATTATTGAACATGATCCTAAAGATGAATTCAGATTTGCCGCATTACAAAGTGACATAGGTGAAGAACTCTTAGCAAAACATAACATTGATCGTTCAAAAATCGATAGCATTATCTTGATCAAAGAAAACAAGGCTTACATAAAAGCTAGTGCTGCTTTGCGCATCGCTAAGGACTTGAAAGGCCCTATTTCTTTAGTTTACATTTTTGTCATTTTACCTAAATTCATTACAAACACGGTTTACGATTTTATAGCTAGAAATAGGTATGATTGGTTCGGTAAAAAAGACAATTGCATGATTCCTACAACTGATTTAAAATCTAAATTTTTGGATCAGCATTAA
- the fabG gene encoding 3-oxoacyl-[acyl-carrier-protein] reductase, with translation MKLLEGKNAIITGASRGIGSGIAKVFAENGANVAFTYSSSEGPAKELEKELQEMGVTAKAYKSNAADFKESQELIDQVTKDFESIDILINNAGITKDNLLMRISEEDFDKVIEVNLKSVFNMTKAVQRTMLKQRHGSIINMSSVVGVKGNAGQTNYAASKAGIIGFTKSVALELGSRNIRCNAIAPGFIETEMTGALNEETVQSWREAIPLKRGGTPEDVANACVFLASDLSSYVTGQTLHVDGGMLT, from the coding sequence ATGAAATTACTGGAAGGAAAAAATGCAATTATAACCGGTGCAAGCCGCGGAATAGGTAGTGGTATAGCAAAAGTTTTTGCAGAAAATGGAGCCAACGTTGCCTTTACTTACAGCAGTTCTGAAGGTCCAGCAAAGGAGTTGGAAAAAGAGTTGCAGGAAATGGGAGTTACTGCCAAAGCCTACAAAAGTAACGCTGCAGATTTCAAGGAGTCACAAGAGCTAATCGATCAAGTAACAAAGGATTTTGAATCTATTGATATCCTTATTAATAATGCAGGTATCACTAAGGATAACCTATTGATGCGTATTAGTGAAGAAGATTTTGATAAGGTTATTGAAGTAAATTTGAAATCGGTATTTAATATGACTAAGGCCGTACAACGTACCATGCTCAAACAGCGTCACGGTAGTATCATAAATATGAGTAGTGTGGTAGGAGTTAAGGGAAATGCAGGTCAAACCAATTATGCAGCTAGTAAAGCAGGTATCATTGGGTTTACAAAGTCTGTTGCTCTTGAACTAGGTTCTAGAAACATTAGATGTAATGCCATAGCTCCAGGATTTATCGAGACTGAAATGACTGGTGCACTCAATGAAGAAACAGTACAGAGTTGGAGAGAAGCAATACCACTCAAACGTGGCGGTACGCCAGAAGATGTTGCAAATGCTTGTGTCTTTCTTGCGAGTGACTTGAGTTCCTATGTGACTGGACAGACACTCCATGTGGATGGTGGCATGTTGACATAA
- a CDS encoding UDP-3-O-(3-hydroxymyristoyl)glucosamine N-acyltransferase, giving the protein MKFPSTYKLSEIATILGCEFVGEPDFPVTGMNEIHVVTPGDIVFVDHPKYYDKALASAATTVLINKKVDCPEGKALLISDDPFRDFNVLTKKFKPFTAFAKAEQTSYKVGKNSIIQPNTFISKDVVIGDNCIIHSNVSINNDCIIGDNVIIHSGTVIGADAFYYKKRESGYDKLLSNGRVVIEDNVEIGALCSIDRGVTGDTTIGYGSKLDNQVQIGHDTVLGKHVLIASQVGIAGCVVIEDEVIIWGQVGITSGITIGKKAVISGKAGVSKSLEPNKSYFGIPADDFRSKYKEIAAIRQIPELKKEIEELKSKANRDLKSSQI; this is encoded by the coding sequence TTGAAGTTTCCATCCACATACAAGCTAAGTGAGATAGCAACTATTTTAGGTTGTGAGTTTGTTGGTGAACCAGATTTTCCCGTGACTGGTATGAACGAGATTCATGTTGTCACTCCTGGGGATATCGTTTTTGTGGATCACCCTAAATATTACGATAAAGCTTTGGCTAGTGCAGCCACGACTGTTTTAATCAACAAAAAGGTAGATTGTCCAGAAGGTAAAGCGTTGTTAATTTCAGACGATCCATTTCGGGATTTTAATGTATTGACAAAGAAGTTTAAACCGTTCACCGCTTTCGCGAAAGCGGAACAAACCTCATACAAAGTTGGTAAAAACAGCATCATCCAGCCCAACACCTTTATTTCAAAAGATGTGGTAATTGGTGATAACTGCATAATTCATAGTAACGTATCCATCAATAACGACTGTATCATAGGCGATAATGTTATTATCCATTCTGGAACCGTAATAGGTGCTGATGCTTTTTATTACAAAAAACGAGAATCTGGATATGACAAATTATTGAGTAATGGACGTGTAGTGATTGAGGACAATGTAGAAATAGGAGCTCTTTGTTCGATTGATCGCGGTGTTACTGGAGATACTACTATAGGTTATGGGTCAAAACTAGACAATCAAGTCCAGATAGGTCATGATACAGTTTTGGGTAAACATGTGCTTATTGCTAGCCAGGTTGGGATTGCAGGCTGTGTTGTTATTGAAGATGAAGTGATTATTTGGGGTCAGGTTGGAATTACTAGCGGGATTACAATTGGCAAAAAAGCTGTCATATCTGGAAAAGCTGGCGTTAGCAAGTCATTAGAGCCCAACAAAAGCTATTTTGGTATTCCTGCAGATGATTTTAGATCAAAGTATAAGGAGATAGCAGCGATTCGCCAGATTCCAGAATTGAAAAAAGAAATAGAAGAGTTAAAATCGAAAGCTAATCGGGACTTAAAGTCCTCTCAAATATAG
- the efp gene encoding elongation factor P gives MASTSDIRKGLCIRYNNDIYKIIEFLHVKPGKGPAFVRTKLKSVTTGKVLDNTFSAGHKIEDIRVESQKFQYLYNDGEWFHFMNTDDYSQIRLLENSLDTPDLLKEGENVTIQINTEDNSPLSVDMPQYVVLEVTATEPGLKGNTATNATKPATVETGASVNVPLFINEGDIIRIDTEKGSYQERMKQ, from the coding sequence ATGGCATCAACAAGCGACATTAGAAAAGGATTGTGCATTAGGTACAACAACGATATTTATAAGATCATAGAATTCTTGCACGTTAAGCCTGGTAAAGGTCCAGCGTTTGTGAGAACTAAACTCAAAAGTGTAACGACTGGTAAAGTGCTGGACAATACATTTTCTGCAGGTCACAAGATTGAGGATATTAGAGTAGAAAGTCAGAAATTCCAGTATTTATATAACGATGGTGAATGGTTTCACTTTATGAATACAGATGATTATTCACAAATCCGTTTGTTGGAAAACTCATTGGACACGCCAGACTTGTTGAAAGAAGGTGAGAATGTAACCATCCAGATCAATACCGAGGATAATTCACCATTATCTGTTGACATGCCGCAGTATGTCGTACTTGAAGTCACAGCAACTGAGCCTGGACTTAAGGGAAATACAGCTACAAACGCTACAAAACCTGCTACTGTAGAAACTGGAGCATCTGTGAATGTTCCTTTATTTATAAATGAAGGAGATATTATCCGCATTGATACAGAGAAAGGATCGTATCAAGAACGCATGAAGCAATAA